The Juglans regia cultivar Chandler chromosome 11, Walnut 2.0, whole genome shotgun sequence genome contains the following window.
aggaatattattttaatagaataaaaaataatattcctaagAGAGGTAgggaatttttgaaaaatgagtaaaatttagaagaaaattttaagaagtctgttttttaaattataagaaaatttacaGTGATATGATGCTttgaatgtttatattttagcaACAATTTGttaggtaatatatatatatataaaggataaTGAGAGGCCTGCTATTCCCTactatccttttttttattttatagtgtatttgatttttttaaagtattttttaaacatccttaatcattaagaaaaaattaaaaatatatacaatttcactaatagtcatttccttaaccattaagtaaaaaaaattaaataaataaaataataaatagatgatAGGAAATAGTAAATATATCATtatccatacatatatatatattctattataataagcgTCTATCCGCGGATTTtccatctttcatttttttgtgttgTTCCGTTTTTGCCTTCTTGTTAAGTGTCTGTTGTGTATTGTGTGTGCATAATGGCCTTTTGgcatgagtaatgatatacacacaatatattatataatacattgcacaacaatattataaaatgaggatatttttgtaaaattatgttacttttataaggtGTTTTACAAAGATAcccctcatttaaaatattattgtgcaATGTGTTGTACAAAATGttgtgtataaatcattttccttttggcATTTGGGAGGGAAACGAACGATTTGCGTATTGGGGTGGAGAAAATCTTCTCATATGTTAGTTATTAAATTCTAGACCATACACCATTGTGGCAAACCGTGTTCacccattaaaaataaaaacaatgtgTCCTCTTCTCTCCCTAAGCTCAATCTCTCCATGCCCAAAGTATTCCTCTCCTCCCCCCTCTTCTCTGTCTTCATCAGCTTTCACCGAGCAAAAGCTCTCAATGCTGGCTCTCATGGTgctccctctctcccttcctcccgcgtcactctctctccctttttacTCATCTGTCTCACCTGTCTGTGATTTTAGGTCATGGGTTTGTGACTTTTGTATTTGAATCTGAGGAAGAGAACTCGTCCTCATGGAAATCTAAATAATTATTGAAGATCCTGTATCCCTTATTTGGTTCTGGTTAAGTAATGGTAGGAAGTGGTTCTTTTTGGGACATCATACTTggtggattttcttttttggatggATGATTGGGACCTTGATTGCACTTGTAGATTGTGCCAACGGCTCTGTTTGTAAATCTTCTAATAGTTTGTGTTTCGAGTACGTACCTTTGCTCAATGAACTGTTGTTGTTTCTTGCAAGGTGGTGAAACAGGCTGATGGACTTCTAGTCGGTCGAATTGGTGCTTTCTTTTTGCTATGATTACGTTGAGCTATCATGTGATTTCGTGTTGAAACATCTTTCAATAATTCAAAAATAGACGTAAggtttgatttttattgttttagttttagatgagttgttTGCTGGCCTCTAAGCATAATCAAAATTCCATGATAACCCAATATTGTAGTCTAGCTATGCGATACATGTGtttaagatatattttatatatgtgaaTCCATATTTAAATGGCCTCTAAGCATGTTTtatatatgtgattttttaaaaagtcaCCCACATTGTATCTGAAAATTGTATGTTTCCTGATGTTTTCAAGTGTTCCTTGAGTCGACGGTTACAATATATCTAAAAGATTGCATTCGGATCTTATTTAATTGTGACATATAGAGGTCGTTTAGATTCAGAgagtgtttcattttatctcatctcatcattacaactttttcaaaatttcatataaaatataataaataatttaaaattttcaaatctcaaaataataataatactaaaaaataatattctaataatattttattcacctttcaacttttatctaaaaccattttattttatcccaCTATCCAAACCAGCAATCTTACATTGACCTTGATTGTGGAGCTGCACAGGTAATTAAATTATTGCCCCTGGTCAAGGTCAATGTGGGACTATATACCTCATCACAGACACACAAACACATATTTACCATtatctctaattttttcttgtattatatttttctcgTATTAAACATCATCAATAGGATCTATTATGCTAGGGCCTTGTTCAGGCATCCTACGTAGTACcacctgaaaataaaaatgattaaaaagatgactaaaaaaatgatgaatggTATAACACGATAAAACAAATTTATCTTtgttatatatgcatattgCTTTTCAGTTTGCAGAGTGTGCTTTATTATGTTAATTAAATGTTTACATTGTGCGCAGGGAGAAAGGAGATGTGAATTTTTTGTATAGGCAAATATACTTCATTTGATAGAGAACATTTGTAGAAGAGAGAATGTAGTTTGGAAGACGTGGGATTGCGTATTGCTACCCGAGTATGAAGTTCAAAAAAGGGAAgataaagtgagagagagagagagagagagagagagacgttcacaaggaaaagaaaaaattattgtgtttgtactgggttatatcaattataataGTTTTTGCTTGATTCAGATGAATTGTAACATGCCATTGTAAATAGCTGGGTATGATCTATATAGTTCTTGTATGGATCAACTGTAATAGTACTCTCCCTATGCTTTCTGTTTGCACTTGGACAGTAATTAACTTATAATGTTTTGGTTATGATGTACAAAATGGGGTATCCATATGTATGATATCCATATGTGCAAGAAAATGCTGGTTGTGAAATTAACCTGCCAGTATGgaatatgtatattaatttgtttgtgaAATGTCGATCTTGAACTTGCAATTAACTTATATGAATTGTTGTTTGACTATCAAATACAACAACCTGTGAATGAGAGTGGTCAACAAGTTGgtaatgaaaacctatgtaattAACCTGATAGTATGGAGTATGTAATTGTTGTTtgaaaactaaacaaaaattcTAGCATGAACTAAATAAAAATGGGCCATCTTCTAGGTtgaaaactaaacaaaaaatgTATGGAGTTAAAGAAATTCTTGCaagaatgcataaaatttagagctaaaccaaaaaaaaaaaaaaataatagaaatttatataaaattgttataTTCATCAGAGTCTAAATTTTAGGTACATATCAATATATACACACAGTACACATAGGTGGATGCTACCAACGCCCCTAGTCTACATAGTACACCACAACATCTCCACATACTACAGCATAGCATTTCCACAAGGTACACAAACTACACCACAATATCTCCACAACACAACAAGTGTTTGCACACAAAGCCCCTAGTCTATAAGCAATACAAGCAACACCAAGTGCATCTCCATAACTGGATACAAAATGTTGTTTCACGACACAATATACACAAGACAAAAAAACTGCTTGGGTCACCCGCAGCACTACATTCAAATTGACATCTTCACAACTGGACAAGCTGTACTAACAGCCCCTTCACAACACAACATATGCAAATAGAAGCATATTATGAACattaaaaagttaatatttAGACACAAAACAAGTAGATAAAAAGTTAATAATTATACCAAACAGGTAAGTAATTATTAAGCAACACATTAAGAACACCATATGACATACTGAGTATGACTTTGCAAAATCTCCATGGAGTTACAAAGCATCAATATAGTCATATATTTGAAAcaacacaaataaaatttaaataatgccTACATTCttcaattggaaaaaaaaaaaaaaatccatcgaaacaattaaacaaagaatcaaaacatgtcaaacaaacttttaaaaaaatcaaagtcatCTACTTGGCTACCCAAAGGGTACAAGTCTGGATTTCGATATATATTTTGAGGCCTCATAAATGGCGGGTAGTATGGATTTATGGGACCATAATATCCCTAGGTTTGTGAAATTGACATAGAAGGCCTTGGTGGCATTCCATCTTCCCCTTTCccgattacttttttttttttaattttattcatcaaaatgCAGGCGagcccatgtacacaagaagtatacaaaagaaacatttaaatacattcTAATACTAGAAAAACAAGGACAAAAACTCATTGACAGCCCCTACACTGAGTACAATAGCTAAAAACCAACTAAAcaaagaacacataaaaaattCCCAGAGTTCTTCTACATTGCATTCCCTATTATTAAAACACATAtaattcctttccaaccaaatgcaCCATATGTACAAAGAAATCATCTTCCATGTAGCTGCCActtgagagcaaatatgaagTCTAGTCCAACATTCGAGTAAATCTATCACTGATTTTGGCATAACCCTAGTCAGTCCGGATCTTCTAAACACATCATCCTATAACACTTTAGCCACATCACAATGTAGAAATAAATGATTCACTGATTCCGCAACTTTCTTGCACATGAAACACCACTCCATAACAATCATTTcaccctattttttttaagatgtttactaataaatatagatttttacttttatgtgaaattatattaatcagatcaaatgagttatgtgttttagttcaatccatttacatgaaacaaacaGGTTTAAATGAGTCGTATCatgttaacatatttttaacaaattattaaacGAGTCAAAATGGGTGACACGATATGACCCATTAtctaaatgagttgaattagagtttgaaaatttgacacGTTTAGTTTAATGAGTTGGGTTTAAATTGatctatataatcaaatgttCATAATTTGatacgacacgaacacgacactaAACCCTTAATAATACCACGCATGGCAAAtatgtcttttaaaaaacaGAAATGCTTTGGAGTGGTTCGGCTGTTTTTAAGAGAATATCAGCCACCAATTATAAGCCGCCACATCAGCGATTCTACACAATTAACATGAGATCATCCAAATGCTCCAATCGAATGCCCCTGCCAAAAAACTCAACCCAGTTGAAGGAATTTGCGCCCTTCACAAATTGCAGATCCATCGAATGCCCCAGTCTAGTGCCGTCAGCTAGTCACCGTTGAACGCCCCAGTACAGTGCCCTCAGTCGAACCCCCCTGTGCAGTCAAATGCCTCAACAGTTTCGTCGGACACCAATTTCGGCACCACCATCTCCGTCGCACCCACCATCTTCGTCGAGCCTAGCATCTCCATTGTGCCTAGCATCTCCGTCGCGCCCACCATCTCTTTCGCCCACGACTACTTTATTAAGTGGTTTCCCAATATATGATAACGGAGAATTTCATAGATTCCCCTCCCCTTAGTTATTTTGCAGATACCCAAATCTAACTTGAGGAAGTTTATCATGGTtgtagaaatatataaatttttatttttctgttgggattttgagttttgagttttttcatCGTTAGATAAATCTTTTGTTCTTGTGGTCTTTCAAGTATTTGAGTAGATCTACTTCAAAACttgcatataattttgtttagaaCTGAAGTTCAATGATGAATTTCGTGGGATTGAATAAGTGGTGTTACTGGTTCTCGTGAAATACGGAAATCAAAAGATCGGGACCAGAAATGCATTCCAACTTGTCAAAGTTAAAGTTTGGTAGAACTTGTCATTTTGATAGCATTCTAACAGGGGGAGTTATATTATGTGACTcagttttttgtttattgaactTGTTTTACTTGTATCCATGAATCCCGGTTGATATTGGGAACACGTATATGGGAAGACGAAGGGTGGGAGAGTCATCCCTTTGTGGAAATGCACAACTTTGTGGGAGGAAGGAAGGTTTAGGGCAtgcgaagaagaagatgagaagaaccTGTTTTTGTCTTCATCTTCGTCTGTTTGTGGAAGGAAGGAAGGGTTAGCTGCGTGAATAAGGAGATGGGTTTGAGTGAAGAGGGAGATGACCCAGACGAAGGGTTTGAGCGAAGGAGGCTCTTACATGCAGTCCCATATGTGTTTCAAATGAATTGCCTACATGGCGATTACTTATTAGTGAGctgttttttataataaaacagACGAATCGATTCTAAGTTATTctcttcaaaaaaaatactataaccCGACCCGGCTGATAAATCAGTCCGTTCCACCCGTTAAATGCGGATTCAACTAGACAACGGGTTGGAAAACATCCAACCCGCTACTTAACGGGCGAAAGAGCAGCCCGTCCGGGCTTATCTGATATCTCCATTCCAAACCGGCAAACCCtagacatctctctctctctctctctcctcgatcACGCCTGCAGGAAAccgagtctctctctctcacctcgATCGCGCCTCCAAGCAACCGAGTATTGTCTGTCTGCCGACTTCTCCAGCCCACCAAGCAGCGTTCCTTCGAAGCTCACCAAGCAGTCGTTCCTTCGCAGCTCACCATAGCAGTCCAGCTCCATCCACCGTCCACGGTAAGCTACTTTTCTCGGTGCATTGTGGGTTGAGTTCGTTTTCAAAAGCCGAAAACAGACCAGATGAAATCGGTTTTCCATTAATCCCATTTTTAGCAGAACACAAAATGGGATGCAGTGCAGACCACGCTGctcaattattaatataattaataacaataaaattacataatcaCAGTGCATTATGCCACATTATGcccttttttttcccaatttgaCCTGTTTTAAGTCTTCCCCAATGATTTCCTTGTGACCAATATTGCAACTGGGCCTGAAGTAAAAGTTTGGCTTTAGTCAATTGGGTCAGGCAAAACATCCAAACCTGATTCAAATTAGACCAGATTTAAGATTTGTTTATAGTGTTGGCAGAGTTGGAGCTAAGTAGATCGAACCCAATTCATATCCAAAtgttatagaaaataattaaattattaaagctCATGTATTTACATGAAACCAAATCCCAATTTTTATATCCTATACAAcaagttagtatttttttagttgTCCTTGCAgttcttatttatattttgcatCACTTCCTGTCAGCATAGAGTTGGTATTTCAGCATCATGTTTTGAAGTGAGACCAGAATTAGGGCCACAAGGTGTTGTGGAGAAAAAGTGGTCTTAATAGTTATATCTCTCATACACTTGAAGACTGAAGTTGCTCTTGTTAGGAGGATCAGAAGGTCAAAAGTGACATTCAGTGAATATGGAAATTCTAATTCAAGTAACTATCAATTAAAACTGACTTGTATTTATTAAAGCTCTTGAGAAGAGGTGAACCAATCGCTAAGGGCCTCAGACCTGAATCGTTGTGCTCTTTGaatcattataatcatatccCTACAACTTGTTAAGACTGAAAAGTATGAATGCTGGTATAAATTTGTTGGATTTTGCAAGTATAAAGGCACGTAAAAGGGAGAAAGGGAAAACAATCTAAGGGTACTGGGCCTACTGGCCCTGCTATGAAATTCTTagttttatccattttttttataagtagttttATCCATTTTTTCAGAGAACATTTATCCTCTTCAAATTAAAGTCCCTCTGAAAGTTTGTCACTGATACAAGTATTAACTCAGAAAAAACATGGGCATTTCTAAAACGACTTGATTGAATGATATACATGGTAGTGACTCATATTTTAAGTGTGTGCATTGCTGCTCTTATGTTAGAAACAAATTTGGTCCAatcaagaagatgaagatagaaATCTTGACACCCTTATAAAACAGTGTGCGGTCATAAAGATTTGCATGTAATTATAGGATCAAATACCACTAAAACCtctatgaataatattacaaaatttggGATAGCAGAAGTCCTAATTGGAAATAAGTATAAGAGACAGTTTCTTTTGACAAAAAAGAAGTATGAGAGGCAGTTAACAACTGGTGCAAGTTTCTTTTGAGCCCCTTGTTTCTATCTTGGACAAACCAAAACCATGATATTTTTTAGTTCATTTCCCACATTTGgttgaaaaatcataaattcaccAATTTAGGGATAAATATGTGTAAACTGTTATGTATTTGTTTTGCTGGGTTCTAGGCATATGATCTTAGATAATGCATGCACATGTTCTATCTATTTGTTGAAATCTTATTGGTATAGTGTTGCtgagtttttatattttctcatgttTTTATGTGATAATTATATGTCAGTTCATATCATGGATTGCTTCAGAAGTGACACTCCTACAAATTTAAGAGACGATGAGATTATTACTCCTTTAGCTTCAAACGTTAACTTATCTAGTAATAGTAACACCAGTCTCCCTCCCAAAAGGAAGGCAAGTAAGGACCCATCAATGGTGTGGGAACATTTCACAAAAATAGATGGATGTTCATTAAGTCATAATTAATCAATTATTTAGAGTTTGTTATTTTCTAATTGTTTCCTATAGTTGTGATGATTGTAACTAGATTATTGACACAATTTTGACAATTATCTTCCCTAAATCTTGTTTGTTGTAATATACAATTTACCTCTTATTTCTCGgccttatttttctttctgttaTTTTAACTTTCCTACCACTACGACGTAAGATAGATATGAATACTATTTTGATAAGAATCCCAGAACAAATTCTAGCAATAAAATGGCTATgaaattgatataattaaatAGGTAGGGATTTGCATCCTTTTTTTTATCTGACATTGGGTTGAGATGATTCTGGTAGCGTTGGAAAGCTAACTCAGTTCtctacaaatttatattttacaagaatcttcaaattttaacttttacttGGTCAAAACAGCTCGGCATCGAACCAATCGAACAACTAAACATATAGTTAGTTTGACTTTAGCTTGACCTTGACTCGAGTGAACATTGCAGGAAACACTATTTCACTTGGGTTTGGAGTCTCTGAATGATCTAATAAAATCCTAACTATATGTAGATCATTATGCATGACTTCCCTTGAACATTTCAAGAGAATTTGCTGATCAAAGATTTTATGGAACAGATTAATTAGTCAGTTTCCTATCTTTGCACCTTAAAAAtgttcttgatttttatttcttatttttttttatgttacaaGTTTCATTTGAAAGCAATACAATATAGTTTAAATCTTTCAGATATAAAGGAAAGAGGAAACAGATGGATCCGGATTCAGTGAAATCAACTCTGTCTAACTTAGCATTTGGAAATGTGATGGCAGCTGCTGCTCGTGATTATCAGAAGgtttttctcttgattttttttttatctcccaTATCGTTTATAATCCATTCTGTCATctttaaattgaattttgaagTGGAAGTTTATCAACTATACCCTTctttttattatgtaattttatgtTAGTATGTTATGTTCCAATGATGGGTTTTTGCAAGTAAAGAAATGCGATTTAACACTTCCTAGTTTTTATggtttatatataacaattttcTTAACAAACAACGATCTCAACAGCTACTGTAGCGTGCAATTACCTTTTTAATTCCGGTATAGCCATCTCCTCTGGCGAAGCTTTAAGGCATTCCATTGAATTAGTTCAGGCATCAGATATCTCTCTGTCAATATGTTAAGCATTGAACCCCTAGGGGTGTGCTCAGGTGGTAAATTCCTTGGTCTTGGAGGTATGCTCCTTCCAGGTGTAAGGTTCAAACCCTTAaatgcaaacaatttttaggaGTCATGTCCCATTGGTGAAGCCGATGATTTACTTGATTTGTGTTGTGCTGCTGCATTATATTCATCCAACATTTAACCGGGTAAAAGACATGTTGCGTTTACACAGTTTCTAGAATtccttatcataaaaaaatatgttaagcAATGATCTGAGACCATCATTGATATTCTACCCCCATCTAAATTAAGCCTGTTTATTTCCCTGCTGAATAAGTGAAtctagagtttttgtttttgggattATGCAAATTTCCGCTGTACTATAACTCTCTTTTGGTTGAAGCGGGCTGAGTAGTGGTTAGCTTAGATGACAGTAAATGATGGGTTTACTAGGTTATATTACTTTCCTCCCGAGTTGCATGAAAGTGGGTATGCTTTTTAAGCaactgattaaaaatatattgtttaattGCATTAGTTTGCAAGCCACATTGAATAGTATGTTGATTGTTGTTTGTTGTCTAATGTGGTCTAGTATCTTATAGGAGTTGCTTGCTCAAGGGAAGCCACAGGCATCAAGTTCTTTCAACCAGGAGGTCGACCTTGATGAGTTGATGGATGTAAGTTTGATGGTGCTTCTATTTAATCCATCTGGTAATTAATGCACTTGTTTCTATTTATGAGGTGTACTTGCATCGGGTGATATTAGGACCCGGAGCTGGAAAAATTGCATGCAGATCGGATTGCAGCTCTCAAGGTTAgagttttgatgtttttttaaattttcttggaTGTACTTTGATAAATTGATTTGGTGGAAGTATATTGTAATTAGTAAGTATTTATGATGGAATTGATTTGAATAGAAAGAAGCTGAGAAGCGGGAAGCATTAAAAAGGCAAGGGCATGGAGAATACAGGGAGATTACTGAGGGGGATTTCTTGGGCGAAGTTACCAGTAGTGAAAAAGTGATTTGTCATTTCTATCATCAGGAGTTCTATCGCTGCAAGTAAAACATTTAGTTTAATCttgtattctctctctctctctccctcccctccCCCAAAATAGATGCACACGATCATGTACTTGAATATATGAATTGAAAAGTTCATGTGTTCATACCAAATGGATCTGTGTAGGATAATGGATAAGCATTTGAAGTCCCTAGCACCAAGGCACATTGGTACAAAGTTCATCAAGCTGGATGCAGAGGTCTGTATACATTAGTTTGTGTAAATATGTTGCAAGAAAGAACTTTTTT
Protein-coding sequences here:
- the LOC108993556 gene encoding thioredoxin domain-containing protein PLP3B-like isoform X2, with translation MDPDSVKSTLSNLAFGNVMAAAARDYQKELLAQGKPQASSSFNQEVDLDELMDDPELEKLHADRIAALKKEAEKREALKRQGHGEYREITEGDFLGEVTSSEKVICHFYHQEFYRCKIMDKHLKSLAPRHIGTKFIKLDAENAPFFIAKLGVKTLPCVILFRHSCHNFYSGKESQLIGWLDFKILEEKMISPQRQWKCY
- the LOC108993556 gene encoding thioredoxin domain-containing protein PLP3B-like isoform X1, which codes for MDPDSVKSTLSNLAFGNVMAAAARDYQKELLAQGKPQASSSFNQEVDLDELMDDPELEKLHADRIAALKKEAEKREALKRQGHGEYREITEGDFLGEVTSSEKVICHFYHQEFYRCKIMDKHLKSLAPRHIGTKFIKLDAENAPFFIAKLGVKTLPCVILFRKGIAVDRLVGFQDLGGKDDFTTKTMEVLLIKKGIISEKKEDEDEDNDGNHENMRRAVRSSMNPDSDSD